TACCATATGTACACGAACAAAATGTCCAAGATAAATATTTTGATAGTTCTAACTTGTCTTCAATCAACTGGTACCTACAATACAAGACATTCTGAAGAAGACTCTGGGGAGCCAAAAAACCAAAATCATAATAAGAACAACTGTCTTACCATATGGGGTAGTTTGTAAAAGCATGCATCTCATAGTTGTTTTGCTTTAAGGAAAGAAGCAAATGTTCAATTCCTTCAATGTATGAATATCCACTTGTCATGCAAGTTTTAAGGCCTGTGATGGAAACACACATGAAACTCAGTAACTTAATCAAACTCAACAGCCGCTTAGCACACAACAATAATACATTTGATGTACTTTAGGAGTGCTCTAAATAAAGCTCAACAATCTCTTCTAGAACAAAGAAGTTAAAATGTTACAGGGCAAGGAACTCTAAGCTATGAATAACGATGATATAAAGCAGTCTTAACAGGTCATGGTAAAGCATGTAACAAACAAGCAATCAACTATtagaaaataaacagcaagccGAAAATTGTCTTGATTGACACAAATTGGAGTTAATAATTCCTTTAGCATCCAATATCAGATTAATATCAAGTAACTTATCATCAACACCTAAAGCATTCCAGGAGAAAAGGATGCTAAAACTTCTGGAAGGacgaaaacaattttttttcccTCGGAAAGGTCACCAAAAGGCTACCATTTTGTGGGGTTGGAAGAACTGTAGCCAATCTGGAATTGATCTGAAATGACTTGATCTATGAACAAAAATATCGACATCAGCATTTTGCGGTTCTTAAAAGTCAGATTTTCAATGTATTATATTAAACTAAAATAGTATCATGTACATGACTAATACTAAGTTATCAGCTCTAGCAACAAAATGTTAGACCAACCTTCTAAATCAACATCCCTTCCGTCCTTAAAAAATTTTCTCGCTAGCTCCATCTGGAAGAGAAAAACATTATTAAGAACGATGTTATGAAAGTGGAAACTACTAAACCATTTTATGCAGAAGATACGAGAAATTCGAAAGCAATTAGTGAAAcgcaacccccccccccccctttcttcctcctcttccccaacaaaaaataaaaaaggaaccaGAAATGGGAAATAAATAGAAATCACTATACAAAACCTAAGCATATGTTTTAATGAGGAATGAAATGTGACATCCTACATTTACATAATAAAACCATTGTTTGGATTCTGACAAAAGGGAAATAAATAGAAATACCAATCTCCGATCACAACAATAAACAAAGTGAAACTAACAGGGTCCAGGAACTCATCAAGAATATTGCATGATGGGTTCTAAAACCTACAACTTGCATCCAAAAAACACTCTACTTTGCTACTGAACAACAATGACAGATTCCAAATCCTTAGAAATGACCCCTAATAAGCAATTCAACTCAATATGACACATATGCAAAAGATTTGAACATTCTCCAAATTCCCTATATGCAATTCAACTAAAAAATTGGGAACGGTTCAAGCCAAATGAATAAGTATTGACAAAAAAGaaagctttttattttaagctaagtccaaattccaaaatatacTAATATTAATTAAGGTCAAAGTTTGAAGCTTTGGATAAAATTGAAAGAGGGAACATAGTTTTAGTTAAGTTAGGTATACCTCATCAATGAGTCCCTTTTCAAATTCAATCCATGTTGTTGGGTTCTTGGAATCCAAGAGTTCCTTGAAGGACATTCGGAAGAAGGCAGGGACATCCTCGTAGAATGGGTCTCGAACAAGTGTGTCCATGATGTCGAAGAGCAGAATAGGAAGCTTCCCCTTCCTGTAGTTGGGAACCGGCAACGACATGTTTGTGATTGAgaatgaagaaaaggaagaagaaggtttGAATCTGAATTTGAAATTGAAGTGCTTTGGGGTCGATGGTGTTGCTTGGAATTGGAAAAGAGAGAGAGTGTGGAAGAATGagtaggaagaagaagaagaaggtgctcCCACAACCACTCTCactcccattcttcttcttcttcttcttcttcagtttcAATTTAAAGCTTTTAGGCTGAGTTTGCACTTTGCAGACACTTGTTCTTCTCTTTGATCTTGCTTATGCCAAATCAGATAACTCccttctaattttttaatttcagaCGGTATTAGAATAAGACGGGCCGTTTGGAactttaaaaataactttttttaatttttaccttatgaaaaataataatattaatttttgtataatttttaaaattaaattataattttttaaaaaattatttaggaatttataaagaagttaaaaaaaattctaataatactattactttttatcatatttctataaaataagtacttttagaattaaaaattcacaaaataacttatttataagctacttttaatatagtcatttattatttaagctattttttcaaaagtaatttaattaagttgtttgagctttatttaaaaattaataataaattaataaattattgcaCATATACTACAGGATGAAAACttaggtgcagtcgactttacgtgaagttgatagctaagagccgttagatgaaaatttagtcaaatcaatcaaattatttaacaactctcaattatcaacttcaggTGAGGTTGACTGCATGAGTTTCCACCGTACTATAAAGCACGGACACTTTGTTGTGAGTGAGTTGTTGTGTCTGCATGTCGTACACATTTCGAACACGATACTCACCGACATGCGTGAATACCATCACGTGTTCCAttcttatttttaacatatattctcaaaataaatttagatatagtatatattattaattattaaaacaaaaaatattttaaatacttgatataattaaaataagacattaaaaataattaaaaaatttaatttatattttaatatcaataaaatatcaaattatcattacgatttatcaaaaaatattttatattttatatgtatacgtgTCTCCGTGTCATATAAGATTCTCAAATTCGCGTGTAGATATTCTCGTGTCGTGTCGTGTTTCGTATCCGTGTCAATATCATTGCATTGTACACgatataaaatagattttaaatttttaatatttatttaaataaaataataaattaattattatatttatttaaattaattattctaatattatcTAGAATCTAGATATAGTAGAtgagataataattaaaataatcttttttatttaattcgataattaaaataatattccttaatttttagaataatttatttatataaaataactttttctaatattatttatttataattttttttaaatgcttAGATTTCTGTCCTAAACTCCTAATTCGCTAAAAACTTCAACATCTTAAAAATATAGGAAATATTTTAAGTACACCGGAGAATATCGGTGTACaaattgttttaaccgttgattttaattaatatatattatatattttttataatttaaatcaacGATTAAAATAACTGGAGCACCGGTACTCCGTACACTTGAAATGTttccaaaaatatacatataaattatgAGATCCAAATTCGgttttcaaacaaaaagaagactacttaaagaaaaatgaagaacaatgaagaacgtGGGATGCTTCCATGATTTATACACAACATTCTGTCATTACTGATTTTAAATTCACCCGCTCATTAACTCTCTCCACCCACCTTCTCTTTCACACTCAGGAACTGATTCATTCATTGTGGTGTGGGGATAACCGGATAAGTGATCTCTACTGTACTGTTCTCACTAGGATCGTTAAAAAACAAGTGTATGTATAGCACGAgaaatatttacttttttatttatttttaaagtattttaatatatatttaattttaaattaagtttaatttattattttttattcatataaataCTAAACAAAAGTACATACCaacaaaatttacaaaataattagattaattaaaaatatatatatagtatataataaatcaacgtcttaatttttatgaaaaagatatgtatatatatttttttgtaaataattaaaattttagtctatatctctaatattgatcattgtatatttatatattattttttttctgtattaaagtagtctaattttaagtttttagatTTTATAATATTGTCTTAAGATTCTTAATTAATAAGATCATACTTATAAAAGAATTAAGATAAAATACAAAGgcaaacaaatataaataaaaaaactttaaaaaatacatctaataatatattaaacCCAAAATATAACTTAATAACCATAACAATTGTTAAGAAAAGTATAAAACTTTGCAATCACATAATACATTAGGGACGTAGAATTAATTTACTCTAAATTAGGAATAGAAATATTCAATTAATGCTAAATTAATTTGATCATTGATTTTCAGAacaaatcattttaattatacgtaattgatttataaaattaaaaatctatttttatttaataatttttttatttatgtatacgaATATATTAAtcgtttaattaataatttttgtattcTCACGATATATTTATTATAGGGTAAATAGAGTCAAATTCATTTTTGAGAGActattctttttttaaattagtctctaaaaaatttttttaatcaaattcttccgttaaagattttaaattaatcggTTAGTCCTTTTAAGTTCTGTCATTTTTTTTGTTGACGGCGCCAAAATTTATTAACGTGACACGTTAAGTGATACTATAACACATACATATAGGCCTTGATTGACTATTAGtatgataaatttatgaaattagatcaaatcaaaatctaATTTAGAAGAGAACTTGAAGCATTGGAATTCTTCAATTTGgagttgatttgatttaatttcataaatttatcatgttaGCTGCCAATTAGAACTACTAAAAGTATGTGTTGTGGTGTCACTTCTTGTATCATATCAACAAATTTTGACtccattaacaataaaaataacgGAAGAACTAAAATGACtaacttaaaatatttgaataacaaatttgattaaaaaatcatTCAATAACTAATTTGGAGAATAAATTATCTTTCGAaaactaatttaactatttactcatttattttgtttaaacaactctaaatatttctttatttatatatacatatatattaactGTACGAAAAcatatttaaatcacatatattaattattttttattataattattatatatataattattttttggtcTACAATCAATCaatgttttttatatttattattaatatcattgtatgtgtaatttttataaattacgaTTAATTTTCGTTAATCATGGTAATCTTCATAAATTACCACTAAAGACATGAATTCGtatgttaataaattattattttaaagtatATAATAAAACAATAATCTTAATTATGCatattattgaataatttaattaatatacaaaaattttcttttaataacgAATTCATACAAATAGTGGTATAATAGGAATAATATTATCGATAGTATTATAATTACATAAAACAATGTTAATTATAGTTGtacatttatttaataataataatgatagaattaatttgttttaaaactaaaaaaaacaaaattttaattattgttaaattaatttaatatatattaattatatttattaactatAGTGATTgacttatttttttatacatatgaTTATTTCTTTATATATCTAAATATTGGACAACAAAATTTTACCTTAATAATTCTATTTATTATaggttaataaaattttttagtgtACGTAGAGTAGATTCTTTAGATATATTTctgttgtttaaataatttttaatattttctatttaagtatacatatatattaattgtagataaaattaaaatatttaaattacatataataatatatttttttattttgatttttttatttaatatatatatataattatttttgagtCTACAatcatttaataatatttttagtttttattattaatatcattGTATACGTAAATTTGTAATCTTCATAAATCACAATAATctttattaataacaataatttttataaatcacTGTTAAATATATAACTTGTATGTTAATTAATTGtgtctaataaaaaattagactaattaattataactttgtataataaaataaataattttaattatgtataattagtgaataatctaattaatatacaataattttcttttaataatgcattcATGCAAATAGTAGTATAGTAGAAATAATAATTAtcattatgaaaaatattatgaTTTCATAACGTATTATCAATTATAATTTTgcatttatttaacaataataatgatagaCTTTATCTACTTTAAAATAATGTATTTTAAGTAatgttaaattaatttgatatattaattATAGTTATTAACTTAGTATTTTCATACtcatgattatttttttatatatctaaataTATGTTATTCGACAACTAAATTTTAACCCAATAATCTTATTAATTATacgttaataaaattttaacccAAATAAATATATCGCTAAAATTTTTAACGTTATAGTTGTTGATAAATTTTAACTCAACTATTAACTATTTTATACAACATCAATAAATTGTTTTAGTACAATTAATAGTATTATAcagaatttagtttttatttgaacaataatctaaaattattatatattattagcaGATTTTTTAacttatcaattttaatttttttttagttatactaggaatcaataaaaattaaaatacatttaaaaataaaaaaatatataaaaaataacataacaaaaaataataatcgtAATACTATATATATCGAGGTAACAATTCAAATTTCTCTCAAGTTAATCTAATTAATGCTAATATTAGAATtaactatttaaataatatttaaattattctaGACATTAGACACATATAAATTAGAGTTATTCTCATAACGACAACCAATTTAAATAATGTCATCAGCTTGAATATTTGTAATTTGTATAAATTCAAACGGTCCTATTATTAAATAAGTTCTGTGTCATCTGTTATCTATATACTACGACAAAGTATAGAATAACCACAACGAGAAACTATATTGACCGTTATTCCTATCAATGTTATTGTATTGACACACCAAAAGGCTGGTAGTTTCGGGAAAACAAATtataatatgttataaaattattttttattacaaacggtttcaaaaaaaaattaaatagagtaccaatctttaaaattatatctCTAAGTCTAAcataattctttaaaaattaaatctaaattgagaaaatccAATCTCGTTATATACTTCACTTTAAAGATTTTTTGATAGATGTAGAAAGTACAGAGGAAATGATTAGAAGATATTGCTCAATAAAAGATCAAACTCCTCCTAAGAAAATTAACTTTATCCACATTCTATTAGATtggttataaatttataatatatgaGTAGATCCAATCATCCTTGAATAAAATAGAGTTCACTGCTTATTCGTTAAACTCTTACATCTATGTAAGCACGTAGAACCTGAATTAATGAATGCAATTTGAGATGGTATTTGATAGATGTGATGCATTATAAATGACAtaataaattgtaaattttatCAACAAATGTATATAtgctttatataaataatttgagatGGTATTTAATAGATGTGATGCATTATAAAAA
The sequence above is drawn from the Arachis hypogaea cultivar Tifrunner chromosome 4, arahy.Tifrunner.gnm2.J5K5, whole genome shotgun sequence genome and encodes:
- the LOC112797544 gene encoding flavin mononucleotide hydrolase 1, chloroplatic, with protein sequence MGVRVVVGAPSSSSSYSFFHTLSLFQFQATPSTPKHFNFKFRFKPSSSFSSFSITNMSLPVPNYRKGKLPILLFDIMDTLVRDPFYEDVPAFFRMSFKELLDSKNPTTWIEFEKGLIDEMELARKFFKDGRDVDLEGLKTCMTSGYSYIEGIEHLLLSLKQNNYEMHAFTNYPIWYQLIEDKLELSKYLSWTFCSCTYGKRKPDTEFFMEALEHLKVDPANCIFVDDRKKNVEAAIEVGIKGVHFKSVDLLCEELSLMGIEITADADHQ